From the Paenibacillus sp. R14(2021) genome, the window CGCTTGTCCTTTGGCGGCTGCCTCCATGAACTTCTTGATCGCGGCACCGTTGTTCTTCAGTCCGTCTTCGCTAGCCGTCAGAACAAGCTCGTAGTAATCCGGAACGCCATACTCGGAAGGATCGAAGGCAATGAGCTTCTCACCTTCCTTCTCGAGAAGCAGTTTCTCATGGTTCACATAGCCCCCGATGATCGCATCCACCTTCTTGGTACTCATCGCCGGAATCAGGTCCCAGCCGACATCCACTTGTGTAACCTTCGAAGGATCTCCGCCGTCCGATTTCACCATCGTATTGACGATCGCCTCGTCGAGTGGAATAGACGGGTATCCGATTTTCTTCCCGACCAAATCCTTCGGACTATGAATGTCTGGCGATCCCAGCACCAGCAGTTGATTAAGCGGATGGCGAACGATGGCGCCGATCGATACAATCGGAATGTCTTCGGCACGCGATATCGCGACCTGCATTTGATAACTGAGCGCCAGATCGGCTTTACCGGCCGCAACAAGCTTCAGTGCGTCGTTCGTATCCGCTGGCGTCTGCAACTTGATTTTCAAGCCCGCATCCTTGAAATATCCCTGCTCCTCGGCGGCATACAAGAAGGTATGCACCGCATTTGGATACCAGTCAAGCAGCACGGTCAACTCGGTTTCATCACCCTCCGCCTGCTTGCCTGATTCGGAGCCGCAGCCGACGGCTGCGAAGATGGCCAAGGCTAGAACCGTAGCCAGCCATGCGCCTTTTTTCGATCGTTGAACATTCATTGTAACGCTCCTTTAATGAACTGTAGTATAGCTTCCATGACAACACGCCCATGGCCGAATGTAACAGCACGCCAGTCTATCCCGAACATCGATAACACTTCTGGCTATTTT encodes:
- a CDS encoding ABC transporter substrate-binding protein, with the protein product MNVQRSKKGAWLATVLALAIFAAVGCGSESGKQAEGDETELTVLLDWYPNAVHTFLYAAEEQGYFKDAGLKIKLQTPADTNDALKLVAAGKADLALSYQMQVAISRAEDIPIVSIGAIVRHPLNQLLVLGSPDIHSPKDLVGKKIGYPSIPLDEAIVNTMVKSDGGDPSKVTQVDVGWDLIPAMSTKKVDAIIGGYVNHEKLLLEKEGEKLIAFDPSEYGVPDYYELVLTASEDGLKNNGAAIKKFMEAAAKGQAYTASHPDEALQLLLDGQSDEFPLDADIEKKSLAILLPMMDAGKEPFGIQTEQSWRSIIDWLKEKRQLSKDVNPSDAFRNL